The following proteins come from a genomic window of Streptomyces sp. NBC_00539:
- the rodA gene encoding rod shape-determining protein RodA yields the protein MQTANKFSVSRYAPEQRGALARLTARDSVLRRLDWPILLSAIALSFIGSLLVWSATRNRTNLNQGDPYYFLERHVLNTGIGLVLMIGTVWLGHRTLRGAVPILYGLSLVLVLAVLTPLGATINGAHAWIVIGGGFSLQPSEFVKITIILGMAMLLATRVDAGDLDHPDHRTVVKALCLAAAPMGIVMLMPDLGSVMVMVVIVLGVLLASGASNRWVLGLMGAGAAGAVLVWQLGILDEYQINRFAAFANPELDPAGVGYNTNQARIAIGSGGLTGSGLFKGSQTTGQFVPEQQTDFVFTVAGEELGFIGAGLILVLLGVVLWRACMIARETTELYGTIVCAGIIAWFAFQAFENIGMTLGIMPVAGLPLPFVSYGGSSMFAVWVAVGLLQSIKVQRPLSA from the coding sequence ATGCAGACCGCCAACAAGTTCTCCGTCTCCCGGTACGCGCCCGAGCAGCGCGGGGCGCTGGCCAGGCTCACCGCGCGCGACTCGGTGCTGCGCCGGCTCGACTGGCCGATACTCCTCTCCGCGATCGCGCTGTCCTTCATCGGCTCGCTGCTGGTGTGGTCGGCGACCCGCAACCGGACCAACCTGAACCAGGGCGACCCGTACTACTTCCTGGAGCGGCACGTCCTGAACACCGGGATCGGCCTGGTGCTGATGATCGGGACCGTGTGGCTGGGCCACCGCACCCTGCGGGGCGCGGTGCCGATCCTGTACGGGCTCTCGCTCGTGCTCGTCCTCGCCGTCCTCACCCCGCTCGGCGCGACCATCAACGGCGCGCACGCCTGGATCGTGATCGGCGGCGGGTTCTCCCTCCAGCCCTCCGAGTTCGTGAAGATCACGATCATCCTGGGCATGGCGATGCTGCTGGCGACCCGGGTCGACGCCGGTGACCTCGACCATCCCGACCACCGCACGGTGGTGAAGGCGCTGTGCCTTGCCGCCGCCCCGATGGGCATCGTCATGCTGATGCCCGACCTCGGTTCGGTCATGGTGATGGTCGTCATCGTGCTCGGTGTGCTGCTCGCCTCCGGCGCCTCCAACCGCTGGGTGCTGGGGTTGATGGGCGCGGGCGCGGCCGGGGCCGTCCTCGTCTGGCAGCTCGGGATCCTGGACGAGTACCAGATCAACCGCTTCGCCGCCTTCGCCAACCCCGAACTCGACCCGGCGGGCGTCGGCTACAACACCAACCAGGCGCGGATCGCGATCGGCTCCGGCGGCCTGACCGGCTCGGGACTGTTCAAGGGCTCCCAGACCACCGGGCAGTTCGTGCCGGAGCAGCAGACCGACTTCGTCTTCACGGTGGCGGGGGAGGAGCTGGGCTTCATCGGGGCCGGGCTGATACTGGTCCTGCTCGGCGTGGTGCTGTGGCGCGCCTGCATGATCGCCCGGGAGACCACCGAGCTGTACGGGACGATCGTCTGCGCCGGGATCATCGCCTGGTTCGCCTTCCAGGCCTTCGAGAACATCGGGATGACCCTGGGCATCATGCCGGTGGCGGGGCTGCCGCTGCCGTTCGTCTCCTACGGAGGATCGTCGATGTTCGCCGTGTGGGTGGCGGTGGGGCTGCTCCAGTCGATCAAGGTGCAGCGGCCGCTGTCGGCCTGA
- a CDS encoding TIGR03960 family B12-binding radical SAM protein: MMSESVFPQLEALLPHVQKPIQYVGGELNSTVKAWDECDVRWALMYPDAYEVGLPNQGVMILYEVLNEREGVLAERTYSVWPDLEALMREHQVPQFTVDSHRPVGAFDVFGLSFSTELGYTNMLTALDLAGIPLEARNRTVDHPIVLAGGHAAFNPEPIAEFIDCAIIGDGEQAVLDMTEIIRTWKAEGRPGGREEVLLRLAKTGQVYVPGFYDVDYLPDGRIARVAPNRSGVPYRVSKHTVMDLDEWPYPKQPLVPLAETVHERMSVEIFRGCTRGCRFCQAGMITRPVRERSITGIGEMVEKGLKATGFEEVGLLSLSSADHTEIADIAKGLADRYSDDKVGLSLPSTRVDAFNVDLANELTRNGRRSGLTFAPEGGSERMRKVINKMVSEEDLIRTVATAYGNGWRQVKLYFMCGLPTETDEDVLQIGDMAVNVIAKGREVSGQNDIRCTVSIGGFVPKPHTPFQWAPQLSAEETDARLTKLRDKIRGDKKYGRSIGFRYHDGKPGIVEGLLSRGDRRIGDVIRAVYESGGRFDGWREHFSYDRWMQAAEKTLPAYGVDVAWYTTRERTYEEVLPWDHLDSGLDKDWLWEDWQDALDETEVDDCRWTPCFDCGVCPQMDTQIQIGPTGKKLLPLSVVK, encoded by the coding sequence GTGATGTCCGAGTCGGTCTTCCCACAGCTCGAAGCTCTGCTCCCGCATGTGCAGAAGCCCATCCAGTACGTCGGTGGTGAGCTCAACTCCACCGTCAAGGCCTGGGACGAGTGCGACGTCCGCTGGGCGCTGATGTACCCGGACGCGTACGAGGTCGGGCTGCCCAACCAGGGCGTCATGATCCTCTACGAAGTGCTCAACGAGCGGGAGGGCGTGCTCGCCGAGCGCACCTACAGCGTGTGGCCGGACCTCGAAGCGCTGATGCGCGAGCACCAGGTCCCGCAGTTCACCGTCGACTCCCACCGCCCCGTCGGTGCCTTCGACGTGTTCGGGCTCTCCTTCTCCACCGAGCTCGGCTACACCAACATGCTGACGGCGCTGGACCTCGCGGGCATCCCGCTGGAGGCCCGCAACCGTACGGTCGACCACCCCATCGTGCTCGCCGGCGGCCACGCCGCCTTCAACCCCGAGCCGATCGCGGAGTTCATCGACTGCGCGATCATCGGCGACGGCGAGCAGGCCGTCCTGGACATGACCGAGATCATCCGGACCTGGAAGGCCGAGGGCCGCCCGGGCGGGCGCGAGGAGGTCCTCCTGCGGCTGGCCAAGACCGGCCAGGTCTACGTCCCCGGCTTCTACGACGTCGACTACCTGCCGGACGGCCGCATCGCGCGCGTCGCCCCGAACCGGTCGGGCGTCCCGTACCGGGTCTCCAAGCACACGGTCATGGACCTCGACGAGTGGCCGTACCCCAAGCAGCCGCTGGTCCCGCTGGCCGAGACCGTCCACGAGCGGATGTCCGTCGAGATCTTCCGCGGCTGCACCCGCGGCTGCCGTTTCTGCCAGGCCGGCATGATCACGCGCCCCGTGCGGGAGCGAAGCATCACCGGCATCGGCGAGATGGTCGAGAAGGGCCTCAAGGCCACCGGCTTCGAGGAGGTCGGCCTCCTGTCGCTGTCCTCCGCGGACCACACCGAGATCGCGGACATCGCCAAGGGCCTGGCCGACCGCTACTCGGACGACAAGGTGGGCCTGTCCCTCCCGTCGACCCGCGTGGACGCGTTCAACGTGGACCTGGCCAACGAACTGACCCGCAACGGGCGCCGCTCCGGCCTCACCTTCGCCCCCGAGGGCGGCTCCGAGCGGATGCGCAAGGTCATCAACAAGATGGTCTCGGAAGAGGACCTCATCCGCACCGTCGCCACCGCGTACGGCAACGGCTGGCGCCAGGTGAAGCTGTACTTCATGTGCGGGCTGCCGACGGAGACCGACGAGGACGTCCTCCAGATCGGCGACATGGCCGTCAACGTCATCGCCAAGGGCCGCGAGGTCTCCGGCCAGAACGACATCCGCTGCACGGTGTCGATCGGCGGGTTCGTGCCGAAGCCGCACACCCCCTTCCAGTGGGCCCCGCAGCTGTCGGCGGAGGAGACGGACGCGCGCCTGACGAAGCTGCGCGACAAGATCCGCGGCGACAAGAAGTACGGCCGCTCCATCGGCTTCCGCTACCACGACGGCAAGCCCGGCATCGTGGAAGGCCTCCTCTCCCGCGGCGACCGCCGCATCGGCGACGTGATCCGCGCGGTCTACGAGTCCGGCGGCCGCTTCGACGGCTGGCGCGAGCACTTCTCCTACGACCGCTGGATGCAGGCGGCGGAGAAGACCCTGCCCGCCTACGGCGTGGACGTGGCCTGGTACACCACCCGCGAGCGCACGTACGAAGAGGTCCTCCCCTGGGACCACCTCGACTCGGGCCTCGACAAGGACTGGCTCTGGGAGGACTGGCAGGACGCCCTCGACGAAACCGAGGTCGACGACTGCCGCTGGACCCCGTGCTTCGACTGCGGCGTGTGCCCCCAGATGGACACCCAGATCCAGATCGGCCCGACGGGCAAGAAGCTGCTCCCGCTGTCGGTCGTCAAGTAA
- a CDS encoding CYTH and CHAD domain-containing protein — protein MADTKREIERKFEFTSAATKRLPDLTGTAGITAVRRQGTTRLDAVYYDTPDLRLAADGLTLRRRTGGADEGWHLKLPVSPGVRDEIAAPLGDDTVPRPLASLLRSRTREAELAPQVRLLSKRKVTHLLDADGTLLAELSTDTVTAERGPATAAWTEVEVELADGADPLLLDAVEKAFRKAGLKVSDAPSKLARALAETGAAPPARPAPGPADDTAGARVLTYLREQREALITHDPAVRRGLPDSVHQMRVATRRMRSALATYRNVLDRTATDPLRAELRWLAAELGVDRDQEVLQERLHTRLGELDVTLLLGPVRARLRIWDTVRRTESRLRALAALDSERYLALLDSVDALLADPPLRKAATHPAAKVLAKAVRRDHDRLARKVKRALAQGAGHERDLALHEARKAAKRARYAADAAAPALGKPAERLAEATKKVQTLLGDHQDGVVAREALRGLAAQAAGAGESAFTWGLLYGREETLAERYERQLPKVWKKASARGAAFARGR, from the coding sequence ATGGCGGACACGAAACGAGAGATCGAACGGAAATTCGAGTTCACTTCGGCCGCGACGAAGAGGCTGCCGGACCTGACGGGCACGGCCGGGATCACGGCCGTGCGCCGGCAGGGCACCACCCGCCTCGACGCCGTCTACTACGACACCCCCGACCTGAGGCTCGCCGCCGACGGCCTCACCCTGCGCCGCCGCACCGGCGGCGCTGACGAAGGCTGGCACCTCAAACTCCCCGTCTCCCCGGGCGTCCGCGACGAGATCGCGGCCCCGCTCGGTGACGACACCGTCCCCCGCCCCCTCGCCTCCCTCCTGCGCTCCCGCACCCGCGAAGCCGAACTCGCCCCCCAGGTCCGGCTCCTGTCCAAGCGCAAGGTCACGCACCTCCTCGATGCCGACGGAACCCTGCTCGCCGAACTGAGCACCGACACCGTCACCGCCGAACGGGGCCCCGCCACCGCCGCCTGGACCGAAGTCGAGGTCGAGCTCGCCGACGGCGCCGACCCCCTCCTCCTCGACGCCGTGGAGAAGGCCTTCCGCAAAGCCGGCCTCAAGGTCAGCGACGCCCCCTCCAAACTGGCCCGGGCCCTCGCCGAGACCGGCGCCGCCCCGCCCGCCCGGCCCGCACCCGGCCCCGCCGACGACACCGCCGGCGCGCGCGTCCTCACGTACCTGCGAGAGCAGCGCGAGGCCCTGATCACCCATGACCCCGCCGTACGCCGCGGCCTGCCCGACTCCGTCCACCAGATGCGCGTCGCCACCCGCCGCATGCGCAGCGCCCTCGCCACCTACCGCAACGTCCTCGACCGCACGGCCACCGACCCACTGCGCGCCGAACTGCGCTGGCTCGCCGCCGAACTCGGCGTCGACCGCGACCAGGAAGTCCTCCAGGAACGGCTGCACACCCGGCTGGGTGAACTCGACGTCACCCTGCTCCTGGGCCCCGTCCGCGCCCGCCTGCGCATCTGGGACACCGTCCGGCGCACCGAATCGCGCCTGCGCGCCCTCGCCGCCCTCGACAGCGAGCGGTACCTGGCCCTCCTCGACTCCGTCGACGCCCTGCTCGCCGACCCGCCGCTGCGCAAAGCCGCGACCCACCCTGCCGCGAAAGTCCTGGCCAAGGCGGTACGGCGCGACCACGACCGGCTCGCCCGCAAGGTGAAGCGCGCCCTCGCCCAGGGCGCCGGCCACGAGCGCGACCTCGCCCTGCACGAAGCCCGCAAGGCCGCCAAACGCGCCCGCTACGCGGCGGACGCCGCCGCCCCCGCGCTCGGCAAGCCCGCCGAGCGCCTCGCCGAAGCCACCAAGAAGGTGCAGACCCTGCTCGGCGACCACCAGGACGGCGTCGTCGCCCGCGAGGCACTGCGGGGCCTCGCCGCCCAGGCGGCCGGGGCCGGGGAGTCCGCCTTCACCTGGGGCCTGCTGTACGGCCGCGAGGAAACCCTCGCCGAGCGGTACGAACGGCAGCTGCCGAAGGTGTGGAAGAAGGCCTCCGCCCGGGGCGCCGCCTTCGCCCGCGGCCGCTGA